The following coding sequences lie in one Capnocytophaga stomatis genomic window:
- a CDS encoding helix-turn-helix domain-containing protein, giving the protein MATSKYQIINPNAFLRKYIEYFWVAETDEYFRYVSPASTLTDLVFFCEGTVKNTQNREELSESGMIFGQKIVFDNYEAVFPKAKLFGVRVRPSVFLLTHNIPATALSGQRISLQDLFSYEGKLLTEKMLNSKTLTEAVSLFSNFLMQKATDLPMKYQSVEKWLSKTNFLSPDISTKDICLSQRQFERNFKEFTGFSLRKYIKIKRFEQVFRYLQHTKNKENLTEIAYRFGYYDQAHFNRNFKEFTNLSPLQLFRKI; this is encoded by the coding sequence ATGGCGACTTCAAAATACCAAATCATTAACCCCAACGCATTTTTACGGAAATATATAGAGTATTTTTGGGTGGCGGAGACCGACGAATATTTTCGGTATGTTTCGCCTGCGTCCACGCTTACCGATTTGGTTTTCTTTTGTGAAGGGACAGTGAAAAACACTCAAAACCGGGAAGAATTATCCGAAAGCGGAATGATTTTCGGTCAAAAAATTGTATTTGATAATTATGAGGCTGTTTTTCCCAAAGCCAAACTTTTTGGAGTTCGGGTGCGTCCATCTGTTTTTCTGTTGACTCACAATATCCCTGCAACTGCATTGAGTGGACAACGCATCTCTTTGCAGGATTTGTTCAGTTATGAGGGCAAACTACTTACAGAAAAAATGCTCAACTCCAAAACATTGACTGAAGCTGTAAGCCTTTTTTCAAACTTTTTGATGCAAAAAGCAACGGATTTGCCTATGAAATATCAATCTGTCGAAAAATGGTTATCAAAAACCAATTTCCTAAGTCCCGATATTTCTACTAAAGATATTTGCCTTTCTCAACGGCAATTTGAGCGAAATTTTAAGGAGTTTACTGGTTTTTCCTTGCGGAAATATATCAAAATCAAACGATTTGAACAAGTATTTCGATATTTACAACATACTAAAAATAAAGAAAACCTCACCGAAATCGCCTACCGATTCGGCTACTACGATCAGGCGCATTTCAATCGAAATTTCAAGGAGTTTACGAACCTTTCGCCTTTGCAATTATTCCGGAAAATCTAA
- a CDS encoding TetR/AcrR family transcriptional regulator — MPKTTTITKEIIIENAFEMVRKEGFGVLSARNIAKKIGCSTQPIYWTYKNMDDLKAEVCQKALIHLQNTMLGYSKTGNSFLDLGLGYVQMAHTEPALFKAFYMDNIMNIKLTDIFPESQQVVDIMKNSEEYRQLSDEGVKNIIAKSWMLAHGIASLVAVGMFVYDEEKILDILK, encoded by the coding sequence ATGCCTAAAACAACGACAATAACGAAAGAAATTATCATTGAAAATGCCTTTGAAATGGTTCGAAAAGAAGGGTTTGGGGTGCTTTCTGCCCGAAACATTGCCAAAAAAATCGGTTGTTCAACACAGCCCATTTATTGGACATACAAAAATATGGACGACCTCAAAGCCGAAGTCTGCCAAAAAGCTCTTATTCACTTACAAAACACAATGTTGGGCTATTCAAAAACAGGAAACTCTTTCCTTGATTTAGGATTGGGGTATGTGCAAATGGCTCATACAGAACCTGCTTTATTTAAGGCTTTCTATATGGATAATATTATGAATATAAAACTTACAGATATTTTTCCGGAAAGTCAGCAAGTAGTGGACATAATGAAAAACTCAGAAGAATACCGACAATTATCCGACGAAGGCGTAAAGAACATTATCGCTAAATCGTGGATGTTGGCTCACGGTATAGCTTCACTGGTCGCAGTTGGAATGTTTGTCTATGATGAGGAGAAAATTTTGGATATTTTAAAATAA
- a CDS encoding TonB-dependent receptor, producing the protein MKKIFIVSFFMTLNLCVYAQNTFKAVIKDSEKKEPLMGVTAQVTGTTIATISDENGHIILTGIANGLQEIQFSYIGFTQRTDSFNFPLEDTAPIEILLYEQSVDLEEIVISSTRSTRTIQNIPTRIEFIGSEELDEKGNMKAGDIRMLLAESTGIHVQTTSPTSANASIRIQGLDGRYTQILKDGFPIYSGASSGLGLLQIPPLDLKQVEVIKGSTSTLYGGGAIAGLVNLISKTPTEERDLRFHLNGTSGRGLDINGFYGQKFKKIGTTIFASHNRNGAYDPAQIGLSAIPKFERYVLNPKLFVYFNDKTKMNFGINTTIENRLGGDMLYIKGKGDNTHQYFEENKTQRYSTQFVFDHTVNENSFVQIKNSVSYFNRNTAIPNYEFEGTQTATFTEASYTHSKEKSEWVTGVNVWTDNFKEKQITVFPLRDYNQTTFGAFVQNSFKATDWFQLETGLRTDYVIDYGAVFLPRVSAIFRIANGLTSRIGGGFGYKTPTIFTEESERIQYQNVMPIYDNTNKLEKSYGANADINYRTNIGDDWTFSINHLFFYTYLDNPLLLQNMATNTYQFINSSGYIHTKGTETNIKIGYDDFKLFLGYTFTDTRLLENGTSTENPLTPKHRVNSVLMYEIEDKWKIGLEAYYFSPQKLNDGTTGKDYWMCGFMAEKIWERFSLYINFENFLDTRQTRFDNIYTGTITNPVFRDIYAPLDGFVINGGIKFKL; encoded by the coding sequence ATGAAAAAAATATTCATTGTGTCATTTTTTATGACACTCAATCTTTGTGTATATGCACAAAACACGTTCAAAGCTGTAATTAAAGACAGCGAAAAAAAAGAGCCTTTAATGGGCGTAACCGCACAGGTTACAGGCACTACAATCGCCACAATTTCCGATGAAAACGGACATATTATATTAACAGGTATTGCAAACGGTTTGCAAGAAATTCAATTTAGTTATATTGGTTTTACTCAACGTACCGACAGCTTTAATTTTCCGTTAGAAGATACAGCTCCGATTGAAATCCTACTTTATGAACAATCGGTAGATTTGGAAGAAATCGTTATTTCATCAACAAGAAGTACAAGAACTATCCAAAATATCCCCACACGTATTGAGTTTATAGGAAGTGAGGAGTTAGACGAAAAAGGCAATATGAAAGCAGGGGATATTCGTATGCTTTTGGCAGAAAGCACAGGCATCCACGTACAAACCACATCGCCCACAAGTGCCAATGCAAGTATTCGTATTCAGGGGCTTGACGGACGATATACGCAAATTTTAAAAGACGGTTTTCCTATTTATTCGGGTGCTTCGAGCGGATTGGGTTTGTTGCAAATTCCACCGCTTGACTTAAAGCAGGTTGAAGTTATTAAAGGTTCAACATCTACGCTGTACGGTGGTGGAGCAATAGCAGGTTTGGTAAATCTGATTTCCAAGACACCAACGGAAGAAAGGGATTTGCGTTTTCATTTAAACGGAACATCGGGCAGGGGTTTAGACATCAATGGTTTTTACGGACAGAAGTTTAAGAAAATCGGAACAACAATATTTGCTTCGCATAATCGCAACGGAGCTTACGACCCTGCACAAATCGGGCTTTCTGCCATTCCTAAATTTGAAAGGTATGTACTGAACCCTAAATTATTTGTTTACTTCAATGATAAAACAAAAATGAACTTCGGCATTAACACCACCATTGAAAACCGTTTGGGTGGCGATATGCTTTACATCAAAGGCAAAGGCGATAACACACACCAATATTTTGAAGAAAACAAAACACAACGCTATTCTACCCAATTTGTTTTTGACCATACAGTAAACGAAAACAGTTTTGTACAGATAAAGAACAGCGTAAGTTATTTTAACCGCAATACAGCTATTCCCAATTACGAGTTTGAGGGAACACAAACAGCCACTTTTACCGAAGCAAGCTATACCCACAGCAAAGAAAAATCGGAATGGGTAACAGGCGTTAATGTTTGGACGGACAATTTTAAAGAAAAGCAGATTACCGTATTTCCGTTGAGAGATTACAACCAAACCACATTCGGGGCTTTCGTTCAAAATTCTTTTAAGGCTACGGACTGGTTTCAATTGGAAACAGGTTTAAGAACGGATTACGTGATAGATTACGGAGCTGTTTTTTTGCCAAGAGTATCGGCAATTTTTAGGATTGCAAACGGATTGACTTCACGTATCGGGGGCGGATTTGGCTACAAAACACCAACCATTTTTACCGAAGAAAGCGAGCGCATACAATATCAAAACGTAATGCCTATTTATGATAATACCAATAAATTAGAAAAGAGCTACGGAGCAAATGCAGACATAAATTACCGTACTAATATTGGCGATGACTGGACATTTAGCATAAATCATTTATTCTTTTACACCTATTTAGACAATCCATTGTTGCTTCAAAATATGGCAACAAATACTTATCAGTTTATCAATTCATCGGGCTACATTCATACCAAAGGAACAGAAACAAATATCAAAATCGGTTATGATGATTTTAAATTGTTTTTGGGCTACACCTTTACCGATACCCGATTGCTGGAAAACGGAACAAGTACCGAAAATCCATTGACCCCAAAACACCGTGTTAATTCCGTACTGATGTACGAAATAGAGGATAAATGGAAGATTGGTTTGGAAGCCTATTATTTCAGCCCTCAAAAGTTGAATGACGGTACAACTGGAAAGGACTATTGGATGTGTGGCTTTATGGCTGAAAAAATTTGGGAACGGTTCTCTTTGTATATCAACTTTGAAAACTTCCTTGATACAAGGCAGACACGTTTTGACAACATCTATACAGGCACAATAACCAACCCTGTTTTTAGAGACATCTATGCACCGTTGGACGGATTTGTAATTAATGGTGGAATAAAATTTAAACTTTAA
- a CDS encoding CPBP family glutamic-type intramembrane protease has protein sequence MNTKSKTFRNVALFSLVAIICGWVGVGVDKLLGQPSNLESLGALIFIATPLLCMLLLRLFGGDGWKDIPLKPNFKQNARWYLFAFAVYPVVIGITLCIGQMLGWADVGKFSFTAYLPILATAFLPEFIKNIFEESVWRGYLTLKMEQLTKNEWLIYLVVALVWQTWHAPYYLVFLEDGYLSQFFPYGGLWLFVYGFVVVGVWTIMYTEVFFLSRSLWVVILMHTMEDALNPLISEGFATIPPDKTLLISPTFGAVPLLIHLCIGLYLRKIRKRKN, from the coding sequence ATGAACACCAAATCAAAAACTTTCAGAAATGTTGCCTTATTCAGCTTGGTGGCTATCATTTGCGGTTGGGTGGGCGTTGGGGTGGACAAGTTGCTTGGTCAGCCCTCGAATTTGGAATCGCTCGGAGCATTGATTTTTATCGCCACACCACTTTTGTGTATGCTTTTGCTTCGCCTTTTCGGAGGAGATGGCTGGAAAGACATTCCTCTGAAACCAAATTTCAAGCAAAACGCTCGTTGGTATTTATTTGCCTTTGCAGTTTATCCGGTGGTTATCGGTATAACGCTTTGCATAGGGCAAATGTTGGGCTGGGCAGATGTGGGCAAGTTTAGTTTTACAGCCTATTTACCGATATTGGCAACCGCTTTTCTACCCGAATTTATCAAAAACATCTTTGAAGAATCGGTTTGGCGAGGCTATCTCACCCTAAAAATGGAGCAACTTACCAAAAATGAATGGTTGATTTATCTGGTGGTAGCGTTGGTTTGGCAGACTTGGCACGCCCCTTATTATCTGGTGTTTCTGGAAGACGGCTATCTGTCTCAATTTTTCCCTTATGGCGGACTTTGGCTTTTTGTTTATGGCTTTGTGGTAGTCGGTGTTTGGACGATTATGTACACTGAAGTCTTTTTCCTTTCGCGTTCACTGTGGGTGGTCATTTTGATGCACACGATGGAAGACGCTCTCAATCCGCTAATTTCCGAAGGATTCGCAACAATTCCACCCGACAAAACGCTACTCATTTCGCCAACATTTGGGGCAGTTCCATTATTGATACATCTGTGTATCGGATTGTATTTGAGAAAAATACGAAAAAGAAAGAATTAA
- a CDS encoding VOC family protein: protein MKKQNQTPLIILEESAFFSPEYYQIMTHQNVKYLKINCYSVIEVENVDEVYKELKNKNIPIEIELRNEP from the coding sequence ATGAAAAAACAAAATCAAACGCCGCTTATCATACTGGAAGAAAGTGCTTTTTTTAGCCCAGAATATTATCAAATAATGACACATCAAAATGTCAAATATTTGAAAATCAATTGTTATTCAGTGATTGAAGTCGAAAATGTAGATGAAGTTTATAAAGAATTGAAAAACAAAAACATTCCTATTGAGATTGAGCTACGAAACGAACCTTAG
- a CDS encoding ABC transporter ATP-binding protein, with translation MEVIQTNSLSKRFGATLAVNNISIHVKQGEIYGFLGLNGAGKTTLIRMLLGMIKPDSGTISLFGKPITSKSQNWNDIGYLVETPYSYPNLSVYENLKVIGKLRHLTDKNAIENIIEKLKLTKYKNTPAQALSLGNQQRLGLAKALIHEPKLLILDEPINGLDPEGIVQVRNLLIELAQKGSTIFLSSHILGEISKLAHRIGIIHEGKLIKELTTTELSNQIIKKILVQTTDNQKALHCLQNSNYSAVQTNTDEIEISSPQAVAHPEHISKLLTECGLPPKQIFLFTEDLEMFFLRTINNHK, from the coding sequence ATGGAAGTTATACAAACCAACTCACTGAGCAAACGCTTTGGGGCAACCCTTGCGGTAAACAATATTTCCATTCACGTCAAACAAGGTGAAATTTATGGTTTTCTGGGGCTTAACGGTGCCGGCAAAACCACCCTAATCCGTATGTTGTTGGGAATGATTAAACCCGATAGCGGAACGATTTCGCTTTTCGGAAAACCAATAACTTCGAAATCTCAAAACTGGAACGACATTGGTTATTTAGTTGAAACGCCCTATTCGTATCCCAATCTGTCGGTTTACGAAAATTTAAAAGTGATAGGCAAATTGCGTCATTTGACCGACAAAAACGCCATCGAAAATATTATCGAAAAATTAAAACTCACAAAATACAAAAACACCCCTGCCCAAGCATTATCACTCGGAAATCAACAGCGGTTAGGACTTGCCAAAGCACTGATACACGAACCAAAACTATTAATTTTAGACGAACCAATTAACGGATTAGACCCCGAAGGCATTGTGCAAGTGCGCAACCTCTTAATTGAGCTTGCCCAAAAAGGTTCTACCATTTTTCTTTCCAGCCACATACTGGGCGAAATCTCGAAACTTGCTCATCGCATCGGCATTATTCACGAAGGAAAACTTATTAAAGAACTGACAACAACCGAATTATCAAACCAAATCATCAAAAAAATTTTAGTACAAACAACCGATAATCAAAAAGCACTTCATTGCCTGCAAAACTCAAATTATTCGGCTGTACAAACCAATACTGACGAAATAGAAATTTCAAGTCCGCAAGCCGTTGCGCATCCCGAACACATTTCAAAACTACTGACGGAATGCGGACTTCCCCCAAAACAAATCTTTTTATTTACGGAAGATTTGGAAATGTTTTTCCTACGAACCATTAACAATCACAAATAA
- a CDS encoding alpha/beta hydrolase, whose amino-acid sequence MNTNKKTSICDNCWDKIFPKSDKVEHKKVTFRNRYGIVLVGDLYFPKNSENTKLAALAVCGGFGAVKEQASGFYAQMMAERGFVTLAFDPSYTGESGGEPRNVASPDINTEDFSAAVDCLGLQPFVDREKIGLIGICGWGGFALNATAIDTRIKAVATMVMYDMSRVFSKGYFDSNTPEMRLEMKRSLNALRWTDAETGMPAPGYPMPDAPSDKVPQFLNDYIEFYKTPRGFHERSVSNQVWTATTLLSFLNFPLLSYAHEIDVPTLIVAGENAHSRYMSEDAYQSVGSKNKELFIVPNAKHTDFYDNQAGVIPFDKLETFFKENL is encoded by the coding sequence ATGAACACAAACAAAAAAACATCCATATGCGATAATTGTTGGGACAAAATTTTCCCGAAAAGTGATAAAGTAGAACATAAAAAAGTAACGTTCAGAAATCGCTACGGCATAGTTCTTGTCGGCGATTTGTACTTTCCGAAAAACAGCGAGAACACGAAACTTGCAGCTCTTGCCGTTTGCGGTGGATTCGGAGCGGTAAAGGAGCAAGCCTCCGGATTTTACGCCCAGATGATGGCGGAAAGAGGTTTTGTAACCTTGGCTTTTGACCCTTCTTATACAGGCGAAAGCGGTGGCGAACCTCGCAATGTAGCCTCACCCGACATCAATACCGAAGACTTTTCGGCTGCGGTCGATTGCTTGGGGCTTCAACCCTTTGTGGACAGAGAAAAAATAGGGCTTATTGGCATCTGCGGTTGGGGCGGATTTGCCCTGAACGCTACGGCTATCGACACGCGAATAAAGGCGGTGGCGACGATGGTAATGTACGATATGTCTCGCGTCTTTAGCAAAGGATATTTCGACAGTAACACACCCGAAATGCGTCTAGAAATGAAGCGTTCGCTCAATGCGCTTCGTTGGACGGATGCCGAAACGGGAATGCCTGCTCCTGGCTATCCGATGCCAGACGCTCCTTCCGATAAAGTTCCTCAGTTCCTGAACGATTATATCGAGTTTTATAAAACTCCGAGAGGTTTCCACGAGCGTTCGGTTTCCAATCAGGTTTGGACAGCCACTACACTGCTTTCGTTTCTAAATTTTCCATTGCTGTCGTATGCTCACGAAATAGATGTCCCGACCCTTATCGTTGCGGGAGAAAACGCCCATTCCCGCTATATGAGCGAAGATGCCTACCAATCCGTAGGAAGCAAAAACAAGGAGTTGTTTATTGTTCCCAACGCCAAGCACACCGACTTTTACGACAATCAGGCAGGAGTGATTCCGTTTGATAAATTGGAAACGTTTTTTAAGGAGAATTTGTAA
- a CDS encoding cation transporter — MNKTIFNITKMDCPSEEQLIRMKLQDFDTVKSLEFDIPNRELNVYHSGTPEPIFSALETLNLNTTLISTEETNTVVETDTSNSQRKLLWTVLVINFVFFGLEMLFGIFSNSMGLVADSLDMLADSIVYALALFAVGGTVARKNNIAKFAGYFQILLAVIGFVEVIRRFIGIEAMPDFKTMIFVSVLALIANVLCLYLLQKNKSKEAHMQASMIFTSNDVIINSGVIVAGILVNWLNSSYPDLIIGAIVFVVVARGAYRILKLAK; from the coding sequence ATGAACAAAACCATATTCAATATTACCAAAATGGATTGCCCCAGTGAGGAGCAATTAATCCGTATGAAATTGCAGGATTTTGATACGGTAAAGTCATTGGAATTTGATATTCCCAATAGGGAATTGAATGTTTATCATAGTGGAACCCCAGAGCCGATTTTTTCGGCTTTGGAAACCTTGAACCTAAATACAACGTTGATTTCAACCGAAGAAACTAACACAGTTGTTGAAACAGATACAAGCAATAGCCAACGTAAACTACTTTGGACGGTACTGGTTATCAACTTCGTTTTCTTTGGATTAGAAATGTTGTTCGGTATTTTTTCCAACTCAATGGGATTGGTAGCGGATAGCTTGGATATGCTTGCGGACAGTATTGTTTATGCTTTGGCATTGTTTGCTGTTGGGGGTACGGTTGCAAGAAAAAATAACATCGCCAAATTTGCAGGGTACTTTCAAATCCTGTTAGCCGTTATCGGTTTTGTTGAAGTTATCAGACGTTTTATCGGAATAGAAGCGATGCCCGATTTCAAAACAATGATTTTTGTTTCTGTTTTGGCATTGATAGCAAACGTACTTTGTCTTTACCTGTTGCAAAAGAACAAAAGCAAAGAAGCACATATGCAGGCTTCGATGATTTTCACGTCAAACGATGTTATAATCAATTCGGGAGTTATCGTTGCGGGAATTTTGGTCAATTGGTTAAACTCGAGTTATCCCGATTTGATTATCGGAGCTATTGTATTTGTAGTTGTGGCAAGAGGAGCGTATAGGATATTGAAATTGGCGAAATGA
- a CDS encoding HU family DNA-binding protein, which produces MPIKYKVIQRVQPGVSGGGDKKYYATNTISGEKTLVDLTKEIEKISTVSGADIRAVLYALVDVMQSSLADGNAVRLGELGSLRVSISSDGKTSEKEVTTASIRGAKVLFTPGKDLKKMLDTLEFQKE; this is translated from the coding sequence ATGCCTATAAAGTATAAAGTAATTCAGCGGGTACAGCCTGGCGTAAGCGGCGGAGGCGACAAAAAGTATTATGCCACCAACACTATTTCGGGCGAAAAAACATTGGTTGACCTCACCAAAGAAATCGAAAAGATAAGTACGGTAAGCGGTGCCGACATTCGTGCCGTTCTGTACGCTTTGGTCGATGTGATGCAGAGTTCGTTAGCCGACGGCAATGCGGTTCGTTTGGGCGAACTCGGGAGCCTGCGCGTGAGTATCAGTAGCGACGGTAAAACCTCCGAAAAAGAAGTTACCACAGCAAGCATCAGAGGCGCCAAAGTGCTTTTCACACCCGGCAAAGACCTCAAAAAAATGCTCGATACGTTGGAATTCCAAAAAGAATAG
- a CDS encoding ABC transporter permease, protein MKQLIQAIEAELIKVKRAKILWATFIAFGIAPVMGAVFIFVMQNGDMSAKASALIVKAEAMNLQANWESYIGILTQAVGIGGVLLFGFVIGWIFGREYSDKTAKDLLALPTSRTTILNAKFMVCFFWCLLLVLSNLLLAFVFGMLLQLPPASTNTLVQVLINYFVTTFLAILVSAPIAFFALWGKGYLAPLGFVILTLVFSQIIAATGYGTYFPWAVPGLYSGVAIQYKLSLNNLSYAILLLTSITGYIATIIYWNRTDQTQ, encoded by the coding sequence ATGAAACAACTCATACAAGCCATTGAAGCAGAATTGATAAAAGTAAAACGCGCAAAAATCCTTTGGGCTACGTTCATTGCATTTGGAATAGCACCCGTTATGGGAGCTGTTTTTATTTTTGTTATGCAAAACGGCGATATGTCGGCAAAAGCAAGTGCCTTGATTGTCAAAGCCGAAGCGATGAATCTTCAAGCAAATTGGGAATCGTATATCGGTATTCTTACGCAAGCCGTAGGTATTGGCGGGGTTTTGCTGTTCGGATTTGTAATCGGTTGGATTTTTGGTCGTGAATATTCGGATAAAACGGCAAAAGATTTATTGGCACTCCCCACCTCGCGAACAACCATTTTAAACGCAAAATTTATGGTTTGTTTTTTTTGGTGTCTATTGCTCGTCCTGTCCAATTTGTTACTTGCCTTTGTTTTCGGTATGCTTTTGCAACTTCCGCCGGCAAGTACAAACACATTGGTACAAGTGCTAATCAATTACTTTGTTACCACTTTTTTAGCTATTTTAGTGAGTGCTCCAATTGCTTTTTTTGCACTTTGGGGTAAAGGCTATCTGGCTCCGTTGGGTTTTGTTATACTAACGTTAGTCTTTTCACAAATAATTGCTGCAACAGGTTACGGGACTTATTTTCCGTGGGCAGTACCTGGACTTTACAGCGGTGTGGCAATCCAATACAAATTATCACTCAATAATTTGAGCTACGCCATTTTACTGCTGACAAGCATCACGGGATATATTGCCACAATCATCTATTGGAATCGTACAGACCAAACCCAATAA
- a CDS encoding VOC family protein: MTEKVNVPKGSHTVNALISTQDTRALISFLEKVFDAQEDKNALAISQSDGKIFNSSITIGDTTIIIFDRKEGWKHTPSLLQVYVNDIDRKLATAESLGATIVTQPTDFYGGKLARFIDPQGNLWWLFELSEYDESDWISEENTEETDAVWALEPDSDMTYIHDSLVEAMKKLNDFQ; encoded by the coding sequence ATGACTGAAAAAGTAAATGTACCGAAAGGAAGCCACACTGTAAACGCCCTCATTTCCACACAAGATACCCGTGCTTTAATTTCGTTTTTGGAGAAAGTTTTTGATGCTCAAGAAGATAAAAACGCTTTGGCAATCAGCCAATCCGACGGAAAGATTTTCAACAGTAGTATAACCATTGGCGATACTACGATTATTATTTTCGACCGAAAAGAAGGTTGGAAACATACGCCCTCTCTATTGCAAGTCTATGTGAATGATATAGATAGAAAACTCGCAACCGCCGAATCACTCGGAGCCACTATTGTTACCCAGCCTACCGATTTTTATGGAGGGAAATTAGCTCGCTTCATCGACCCGCAAGGCAATTTATGGTGGCTTTTTGAGTTGTCGGAATATGACGAATCCGATTGGATTTCAGAAGAAAACACCGAAGAAACCGATGCTGTATGGGCATTAGAACCTGATTCGGATATGACTTACATACACGATTCACTTGTTGAAGCAATGAAAAAACTCAATGACTTTCAATAA